Proteins encoded within one genomic window of Prochlorococcus marinus str. MIT 9515:
- a CDS encoding helix-turn-helix domain-containing protein, producing MQMVEEGINDIDMMGLSSREMEIIDLVADGLTNQEIAVKLTISKRTVDNHVSNMFTKTGSKNRVALLNWAMDHGKICRDGFNCCSLPDSDQD from the coding sequence ATGCAAATGGTTGAAGAAGGTATTAACGACATTGATATGATGGGTCTCTCGTCTAGAGAGATGGAAATCATAGATTTAGTGGCTGATGGGCTTACAAATCAAGAAATTGCAGTAAAGCTTACTATTAGTAAAAGAACTGTTGATAATCATGTAAGTAATATGTTCACCAAAACAGGCTCTAAAAATAGAGTAGCACTATTAAATTGGGCAATGGATCACGGAAAAATCTGCAGAGATGGATTTAATTGTTGCTCTCTACCTGATTCAGATCAAGATTAA
- a CDS encoding NAD(+) kinase produces the protein MKLALVLIIYRSNSSVAKEASIFCEKALKDRNIKSKSIGSDFDTKKIEQYLFNLPSLPDLLIVLGGDGTVLKSANALVHYDIPLLSFNIGGNLGFLTQEKDFLFDKSFIKILEKEEFTIDLRNRLHCEVYSKENLGVRKIIKSYDALNDFYFKSVEEDISPTNQIQIEIDNEKVNEYKGDGLIISSSTGSTAYSMAAGGPIVHPSINAFVINPICPMSLASRPIIIPDTSKVIIRAVQKNKREIKLWKDGSKCMTVKENDYCEINKGTKPCKMIKFNKSISYYITLIKKLDWKGNLSLKNNQLN, from the coding sequence GTGAAACTTGCATTGGTGCTTATCATTTATAGATCTAACAGCTCAGTTGCTAAAGAAGCATCTATATTTTGTGAGAAGGCTCTCAAAGATAGAAATATTAAATCAAAGAGTATAGGAAGTGATTTTGATACAAAAAAAATAGAGCAATATCTTTTTAATCTTCCTTCATTACCTGACTTATTAATTGTTCTTGGAGGTGATGGGACTGTTCTTAAATCTGCTAATGCATTAGTTCATTATGATATCCCATTACTAAGTTTTAATATTGGAGGCAATTTAGGATTCTTAACTCAAGAAAAAGATTTTTTATTTGACAAATCATTTATCAAAATTTTGGAAAAGGAAGAATTCACAATTGATTTAAGAAACAGGTTGCATTGTGAAGTTTATAGTAAAGAAAATCTTGGAGTACGAAAAATAATCAAGAGCTATGATGCATTAAATGATTTTTATTTTAAATCCGTTGAAGAAGATATTTCTCCAACAAATCAAATTCAAATAGAAATAGATAATGAAAAAGTAAACGAATATAAAGGTGATGGTTTAATTATTTCTTCCTCAACTGGTTCTACAGCATACTCTATGGCCGCAGGGGGGCCAATAGTTCACCCTTCAATAAACGCATTTGTAATCAATCCAATATGTCCTATGAGCTTAGCCAGCCGTCCAATTATTATTCCTGATACAAGTAAAGTAATCATTAGAGCAGTTCAAAAGAATAAAAGAGAAATAAAACTATGGAAAGATGGATCAAAGTGCATGACTGTAAAAGAAAATGATTATTGCGAAATAAATAAAGGAACAAAGCCCTGTAAAATGATTAAGTTCAATAAAAGCATTTCTTATTACATTACTTTGATCAAAAAGCTTGATTGGAAAGGGAATTTATCTTTAAAAAATAATCAACTCAATTAG
- the nuoK gene encoding NADH-quinone oxidoreductase subunit NuoK gives MNLESIPLQAFLIVSSILFCIGIWGLLNSRNAVRVLMSIELMLNAVNINLMAFSSYIDNNLIQGQVFTIFVITVAAAEAAVGLAILLSLYRNRVTVDMESFNLLKW, from the coding sequence ATGAATTTAGAATCTATACCTCTTCAAGCTTTTTTAATAGTCTCCTCCATATTATTTTGTATTGGTATTTGGGGTTTATTAAATAGTAGAAATGCAGTAAGAGTTCTAATGAGCATTGAATTAATGTTGAATGCTGTAAATATAAATTTGATGGCTTTCTCTTCTTATATAGATAACAACCTAATTCAAGGACAAGTTTTTACGATTTTTGTCATCACAGTTGCAGCCGCAGAAGCCGCGGTAGGTTTAGCTATATTGTTATCTCTTTATAGAAATCGAGTTACTGTCGATATGGAAAGTTTTAATTTATTAAAGTGGTAA
- a CDS encoding NADH-quinone oxidoreductase subunit J: MSIAVTTQIICFSVLSLVVIVGALGVILLDSIVYSAFLLGGVFMSVAGLYLLLNASFVAAAQVLVYVGAVNVLIIFAIMLVNKKEDLKPINNINSRRIISTSICLTLLSLLIRVDLSNVWSLADPNSSIGEESTIRIGEHLFSDYLLPFEVASVLLLMAMIGAIVLARRDVFNKDISTGLPVDQELIEKPSEPLLIKKN, translated from the coding sequence ATGTCTATAGCAGTCACAACACAAATTATTTGTTTTTCAGTATTGTCTTTAGTTGTAATAGTTGGAGCACTAGGGGTAATTCTTCTTGATAGTATTGTTTACTCTGCATTCTTACTTGGTGGAGTCTTCATGAGTGTTGCAGGCTTATATCTTTTATTAAATGCTAGTTTTGTTGCGGCAGCTCAAGTACTAGTTTATGTAGGAGCAGTTAATGTTCTGATTATTTTTGCAATAATGCTAGTCAATAAAAAAGAAGATTTAAAACCTATTAATAACATCAATTCAAGAAGAATCATATCAACATCAATTTGTTTAACTCTCCTAAGTCTATTAATTAGAGTTGACTTATCAAATGTTTGGAGTTTGGCAGATCCTAATTCCTCCATAGGCGAGGAATCTACAATTAGAATTGGAGAACATTTATTTAGTGATTATTTGCTTCCCTTCGAAGTGGCGTCTGTATTGCTTTTAATGGCGATGATTGGAGCTATAGTATTAGCTAGAAGAGATGTATTTAACAAAGATATCTCGACAGGATTACCAGTTGATCAAGAGTTAATAGAGAAGCCAAGTGAGCCATTGCTAATTAAAAAAAATTAA
- the ndhI gene encoding NAD(P)H-quinone oxidoreductase subunit I: MKDFLQKVNSYIKEAFGAGKYLYDGLSVTFDHLRRRPVTVQYPYEKLIPSERYRGRIHYEFDKCIACEVCVRVCPINLPVVDWVMNKETKKKELRNYSIDFGVCIFCGNCVEYCPTNCLSMTEEYELATFDRHNLNFDNVALGRLPTNVTTDPSVKPLRELAYLPKGVMDPHEVSSSDARVGKLPEEVYDWMKPKTNEMSDPAVKLNK, encoded by the coding sequence ATGAAAGACTTTCTTCAAAAAGTAAATAGCTATATTAAAGAAGCCTTTGGAGCTGGTAAATATTTATATGATGGACTTTCTGTAACTTTTGATCATCTCCGAAGAAGGCCAGTTACTGTTCAATACCCTTACGAGAAGTTAATACCATCTGAAAGATATAGAGGAAGAATCCATTATGAATTTGATAAATGTATAGCCTGTGAAGTATGCGTACGTGTTTGTCCCATAAATCTGCCAGTAGTAGATTGGGTAATGAATAAAGAAACTAAAAAAAAGGAACTTAGAAATTACTCTATAGACTTTGGAGTATGTATTTTTTGTGGGAATTGTGTTGAATATTGTCCAACAAATTGCTTATCCATGACTGAAGAATATGAATTAGCGACATTCGATAGACATAATTTAAATTTTGATAATGTGGCTTTAGGCAGACTTCCTACAAACGTTACGACTGATCCTTCTGTAAAACCTCTTAGAGAACTTGCATATTTACCTAAAGGAGTTATGGATCCTCATGAAGTCTCTTCTTCCGATGCTCGTGTTGGTAAATTACCTGAAGAAGTTTATGATTGGATGAAACCAAAAACGAATGAAATGAGTGATCCCGCCGTCAAACTAAATAAATAA
- the nuoH gene encoding NADH-quinone oxidoreductase subunit NuoH produces MNTGLDLEYSFNEILKGFGLSSEIAHIIWLPLPMLIVLVSAVVGVLVTVWLERKISAAAQQRIGPEYAGALGVLQPIADGLKLLVKEDIIPAKADSILFTTGPILVLVPVILSWLIVPFGQNLLISNVGIGIFLWIALSSIQPIGLLMSGYASNNKYSLLGGLRAAAQSISYEIPLALSVLAVVLMTNSLSTIDIVNQQSGAGILSWNIWRQPVGFIIFWICALAECERLPFDLPEAEEELVAGYQTEYAGMKFALFYLGSYINLILSALLVSILYLGGWGFPIPVEIIAKVLNLPINAPVIQVFTASIGIIMTVLKAYLLVFIAILLRWTTPRVRIDQLLDLGWKFLLPISLANLLLTAGLKLALPQFFGG; encoded by the coding sequence TTGAACACCGGATTAGATCTCGAATATAGTTTTAATGAAATCTTAAAAGGTTTCGGACTGTCTAGTGAAATTGCTCATATAATTTGGCTTCCTCTACCAATGCTAATAGTTTTAGTCTCAGCAGTTGTCGGAGTATTAGTCACAGTATGGTTAGAAAGAAAGATTTCTGCAGCTGCTCAACAAAGAATAGGTCCAGAATATGCAGGTGCTTTAGGAGTTCTGCAACCAATTGCAGATGGACTTAAATTACTTGTTAAAGAAGATATTATTCCTGCAAAAGCAGATTCAATTCTTTTTACAACTGGACCAATATTAGTATTAGTACCAGTTATTCTTTCGTGGTTAATTGTACCTTTTGGTCAAAACTTACTTATCAGTAATGTTGGCATTGGGATTTTTCTTTGGATTGCTCTAAGTAGTATTCAACCAATTGGTCTTCTTATGAGTGGATATGCCTCTAATAATAAATATTCATTATTAGGCGGATTAAGAGCGGCTGCTCAATCTATAAGCTATGAAATACCTCTAGCTCTATCTGTATTAGCTGTCGTATTAATGACAAACTCTCTTAGTACTATTGATATTGTTAATCAACAAAGTGGGGCTGGAATACTAAGTTGGAATATATGGCGGCAACCTGTTGGATTCATCATCTTTTGGATATGTGCTCTTGCTGAATGTGAAAGACTTCCTTTTGACTTGCCTGAAGCTGAGGAAGAATTAGTTGCAGGTTATCAAACTGAATATGCTGGAATGAAATTTGCTTTATTTTATTTAGGCAGTTACATAAATTTGATTCTATCTGCATTATTAGTATCCATACTTTATTTAGGAGGATGGGGTTTTCCTATCCCTGTTGAGATAATAGCTAAAGTTTTAAATCTTCCAATAAACGCCCCTGTAATTCAAGTATTTACAGCTTCTATAGGAATTATAATGACAGTTCTTAAAGCATATCTCTTAGTTTTTATAGCCATACTATTACGCTGGACAACTCCAAGAGTAAGAATAGATCAATTATTAGATTTAGGTTGGAAGTTTCTTTTACCTATTTCTCTTGCTAATCTCCTTTTAACAGCTGGCCTAAAACTAGCTCTCCCTCAATTTTTTGGTGGATAA
- a CDS encoding citrate synthase — protein MDPNKLILKPGLEGVPVTNSSICDIDGQNGKLLYRGYAIEELAQKSTFLETAFLLIWGELPSAIELRDFEQEVQMHRRLSFRVRDMMKCFPATGHPMDALQSSAASLGLFYSRRAIDDPKYIYNAVIRLIAKIPTMIAAFQLIRKGQDPIQPRDDLSYSSNFLYMLTEKEQDPIAAKVFDRCLILHAEHSLNASTFSARVTASTLTDPYAVIASAVGTLAGPLHGGANEDVIAMLEDIKTPEKAGCFLDDAIKNKKKIMGFGHREYKVKDPRAIILQKLAEELFIRFGKDEMYEVAKNLELEAIPRLGPKGIFPNVDFYSGLVYRKLGIPRDLFTPIFAISRVAGWLAHWREQLGANRIFRPSQIYTGSAPRDWISLENRK, from the coding sequence TTGGACCCTAACAAACTAATTTTAAAACCAGGATTAGAGGGTGTCCCAGTAACTAATTCATCAATATGCGATATTGATGGACAAAATGGGAAATTGTTATATAGAGGCTATGCAATTGAAGAATTAGCACAGAAAAGTACTTTCTTAGAAACTGCTTTTTTATTAATTTGGGGAGAATTGCCATCAGCAATAGAACTGAGGGATTTTGAACAAGAAGTACAGATGCATAGGAGATTAAGTTTCAGAGTTAGAGATATGATGAAATGTTTTCCTGCGACTGGACATCCTATGGATGCTCTTCAATCGAGTGCTGCGTCTCTTGGCCTTTTTTATTCAAGGAGAGCCATAGATGACCCGAAATATATATACAACGCTGTAATTAGACTTATAGCCAAAATTCCTACTATGATTGCCGCTTTCCAACTAATTAGAAAAGGGCAGGATCCAATCCAACCGAGAGATGATTTATCTTACTCATCAAATTTCCTTTATATGCTCACAGAGAAAGAACAAGATCCAATCGCAGCGAAAGTTTTTGATAGATGCTTAATTCTTCATGCAGAACACAGCTTAAATGCAAGCACCTTCAGTGCGAGAGTTACAGCAAGTACTCTTACTGATCCATACGCAGTAATTGCATCTGCGGTGGGGACACTCGCTGGTCCTCTTCATGGAGGAGCAAATGAAGATGTGATTGCAATGCTAGAAGATATTAAAACGCCCGAAAAAGCCGGTTGTTTTTTGGATGATGCTATAAAAAATAAAAAGAAAATAATGGGTTTCGGTCACAGGGAATATAAGGTTAAAGATCCTAGAGCAATTATTCTTCAAAAGTTAGCGGAAGAGCTTTTTATCAGATTTGGTAAAGATGAGATGTATGAAGTTGCTAAAAATTTAGAGTTAGAAGCCATACCAAGACTAGGGCCAAAAGGCATTTTCCCAAATGTTGATTTCTATTCTGGTCTTGTTTATCGAAAACTTGGAATACCACGAGACCTTTTTACTCCAATTTTCGCAATATCCAGAGTAGCAGGATGGTTAGCTCACTGGAGGGAACAATTAGGAGCAAACAGGATTTTTAGACCATCGCAAATTTATACTGGATCAGCTCCAAGAGATTGGATTAGTTTAGAAAACCGAAAATAA